The Scleropages formosus chromosome 9, fSclFor1.1, whole genome shotgun sequence DNA segment CTACACTAATGTTGTGTATATAGAATgaactctggaccaccgtggcCTTGCTTAGATTAAGCAGCTATCAAAGGTGAGTAAGACTGCATGCACCTGTAAGGCTAACAAAGATGGGATGTGTTAAAATGATATTATAACACCCAACACGGTATCTTTGACCAAATAACAAAAAGGAAGTAGTAGAATGAAACCGATCTACTCTGGCACTTCTTGGCTCTCAGTCAAGCTCATTTCAGTCAAAAGGTGCAAGCAGGCCAGTAGCTAGTGAGCACCTGTGGATGTGAGGTACTGCACTGCATCGTGGTGCTCCATCTTGCGGAGGCAGTGCAGCAGGAAGTCCACGGAGCAGCCCTGGTCAGCTAGCATGGCCAAGAGGAAGCGGCCAGGGCTCCCTGTTGGCTTCAATGCTTCCAGTGAACAGCTCACCAGCTTCTTCtcactgcaaggcaccacaCAGTCGGACAGCAAGTGACCACAGTCGCAAGGATCCATTGGAAAAGACCAGCACACCTGAGTACTCTCAAGCCTTTCCAACCACATTACAAGGTGTGAATTTGCATGTCCTTCTCAAACCTTCAATCAATATTCAGAACACACCCCGTATACCATCTGCTTCTCAAAATCCCACATCAATCAAGGAACAGTGCACTCACAAGGTCAGAAAAAACTGTACTTGCAGTTCAGTCTTGGacatacattaatattaaagacAAAGTAGCATAACATAGGTACTTAATCCCTTCAGGAAAATTCATGTTTACAGCATCTTGACACATAACAACAAGGTGcaccaaaacaaaataaaaaagaatgagaacaaataataattaacacaTTAAATAGCAATATGAAGTGCTGTCCATAATGGACTCTGATTTCCTCCTCATTCTGGCCCCTGCGACTTGAATCTCCGCCGAGGTAAGGGCTCAGACCTTCTGTCCTCAAACCCTCTTTCTTTATGAACTTGATGAATCTAAAAGTCTCACCAGCAGAGATGTTTCCCCACCCAGCACATAAGAGCCTAAAAACTAACACTGGTGACTACAGCCTCATAGAACACACAAATCATTTTAGATTTATCtattttacagatgcttttctccaaagcgacatacatcttatagaaaatacaatgtgttcattacattaggagaaagagacgtagctgcagatgtgtgactcttaagtacagttggttTCCTTCACCATACGCACCAACattcacacaagtagctgcatgaaactttaccggaatatcgccgattcctaatctcCTTCCTAGTAGTtattttgagatacatataaacatttatatttccatAGCAATACagcacaacaaaaaaactggGCCATAACAATATAGAGACAAAACTATTTCTttatgaagggggtgcggtggcgcagtgggttggcccacagtcctcctcttcggtgggtctggggttcgaatcccgcttggggtgccttgcgacggactggcgtcccgtcctgggtgtgtcccctccccctccggccttacgccctgtgtttccgggttaggctccggttccccgtgaccccgtatgggacaagcggttctgaaaatgtgtgtgtgtgtgtgtgtgtataaacatttacgctaCACTGTAGGAGTGGCTCtataaaggactgatccgatcatgaacatgtataccttacgcAATCTTAAGAGATCACGGGCGAAGCGAGttcggaagagatgagtttaaagaccctttttaaatgcggacaaaGATTGGGTGGTTccgagcgagagagggaggtcgttccaccacaacggagccagaagcgAGAATCTTTGTGCGttacctttcgtgcacaggaccaccaagcgggcagatgtggaagagcgtagcagtctggctggcatGTAGCGAATGAATAATATTGATAAcgataaaataatgaaatcactTTCCTATACACATTAAATGACATGTTAAAGCCTtctaataataagaaaaaaacgtAGCCTGCTCTGggctgaaaaacaagaaaatgctgGTGACTTTTAAAGTGTTTCCAgttaaaaaattattgaaatagGCAGATAAGCTCACCTATAGCGAAACTCAGGTTTCTCCGCAGCTGTAGCCGCAAGCTGTTTCCAGCCACACCCAGGGTTGTCCAGCAGGTCTGCCAGCTTCCGCAGGGCTCCCTCCCCCAGGCCGGCGAGGCTTTGGTTCCAGTCCCCCATactggcaaacacacactcggTACGTCACAGAGGGAAGCGGAATATGTGATTTGAATATTTCAAATGTACCACTATGAATACATCCTAGTTAATTATGTTGCATAAACACAAATTACTAttctttatttagttgatgATTTTATCCAAGGGCACTCGCGTTAGATAAGAagcttcacaatgatttacccatttacagcagggtattcttactggatcagctgaggataagtaccttgaaaaagggtaccgcagcagaagtgggatttgaaccaacaatctTTAACCAAAACTCTATAAAAGCTGTTGTTCCAAATATCCTCTTTAATAGTTACTGTCCTTATTACGTATAACTGGTACTGGACTTCAGTACGAGGTAAATAATAAGAATGGCCAGAATGTATTCATCAGGTGAACTGCAAACTACATTTCGTGCAGCTCTTTTCGAGTCATAACTCCTTTGTAATAATATTTACCTACTAGACTACTGTTTCAAAACATTGCTGtgctttcattttgatttttaatacgtgatttttaaaaaacaaaaaataaataaaaatgtgtgataGGTAACACAAATAATTGCTGAAACATACTAGCCTAGGACAACAAGGGACGTCATCTTTCTCTTTACTAGAAGAAACAGGTCCGGATGAtcagagaggaaaacagcaaaatggcCACAGGGGAAAAGACAAGAGTCGAAGATCTCGTCAGAGAAGcagctctcacacactcacacacacactcacacacacaccagttggGAACTTTCACTCGAATGACGCCCGGCTTTTCACGGggaggtgcgcgcgcgcggccTGCGCGCGACACGAGCAGCACAGCTAAAAGGGTCCGCGGAGGGATCGGCGTTCCGGCTGCTTACCGGTGCCAGTGGTCGGCGCTTCGTTCGGCATTAGTACGCGCcgcgagagagagaaacacgGCCGAGCTCACGGAGCCGGGCTTCTGTTCCCCAGCAAAAGTAAGAGAGACAGTAACGAAACAAACCCAGACGTGCGCGTCGTCTCTTTACCTGCGACAGCCTGGGTGTCGGCTCCTGTGATAAGTTAGCAGCTCGTCcgtacactcactcactcagtcacagTCAGTGTCAGTGAGCGATGTTGTTATGCGCTCATAACTTCTCCTCCTTCGGGCGTCTGTCGCTCACGGTAGAGTCGAAACCAAAAAGCCGCCTCAGAAGTAGCTACTGTACTTCTTTTTATGAAAGCGGTGACGACACCTCTCTACCCGCTTCGTTCTTCACAAAATGATGACCACAGATGAAATATACGCTGCCCTCGGGCTCGGCGGAGCGGTGGTGGTGCGGTTCAGGTGCCCTCGCCTCCGAGTTCACTGGTGTTTGCGGGGGCTCGACCATTTCTCTCGTCTCGGCCGGCAGCTTTACTTTCACCTTCGGAAAGCCTGTCGTAGGCGGCGCTGCGCGATACCATCGGCGAGCAACGGAAAAATCCCAGCGAGTCCCGAGCGCTCGGAGCGCAGGGGCGCGGCGCGGCAAGGCACGGCCCTCCCCCGCCGCCAGGTCTACGTACCCAGCACGATGCGATCGCGTCTAACGCGTTCATATTCAGCTGAGACCAGCGAGTAACAAGCGTTTCTATTCACAACTCGTGTATTTTCTTCCATCAGGGTTCAGTACATTCTCTCCGTCTGCGCCATCAGTCCTATTAATCAATAACAAACCTTTTATAAACTTTTAAATTAGACATTTCACAGGCATGAAAACAAGACCGAGAACATTTGTTTTGCAAGGAGCTCGTTTTTATTATACATCGTCTTCatttaaatcataaaaatgcaaaacaaacaaaaaaaaaaaaagtcacttgcAGCTGCCATGGGAAGAAAATTACATCTGACAGATCCTCTAGTCAATTTTGTACCAAAAAGTCCATTTGCTGCAGAAACTCATCCTGGATGTGTTATTCGGGTTATATGAAACAGCTGTACATGCCACAGCTGCGGAGATGATGGCAGAAATTGGGAAGCCGGTGTAGTGGCATGTTGTGCCACCAGAGATGCGTCTAGATCCCCCTCCTCGGTGTCCCAATTAAGTGCATCTCACAAGCAGGTCTCCAGAGGTGAAGCAGGAGAGCCAGTCTTCTAAAACTTCTGGCTTTTTTGTAACTTATTGGAACGCCATATGTGCTCTTTCCTCAACCGCTTCAAACAATCATAACTTTCTGGGTCAAGCTCAGTCAGTTTCTTtggaggacccaggttcaactgaaacaacctggaagagaaaacaaaaaagagttCTCATTCATGGTGCACTTTAAGCACAATGGTGAaagttccatttttttcttggagAAACTACTTTTAACTTTTTCTAACTGTAGCGGTGGAGACCATTTAAAAAGGCTACTCATGGAAGACCATGAATACAAGGAACAAGaaacctgtttgtttttgtagtaAAAGGTTCATTTTTGTGGTTAATGCTAACCAGGCAGGGTACTCCTCATGGGGTCGTAGAGGAGGGTCCTCTTCCTGCTTAAATATGTTGACTCCAACAGCATGAGATGTCAGCCTCACTGGATCCTTACACACTTCTGGGCCTTTAAGAACCTCTTTAACCATGCCTTTTGATTTTCCTTTCGCAGCtgtcaaaatataaaatcagAAATTCATTGAACACAATGacttaaaacaaacagaatgtgAAGCTTGCAGAAGTGGTGCACAAATCTACATGAGCATTATAGGCTAAAATCAGAAAGAACCACAGGCACAACTGACTTatagttactcatttagcagatgctatttAGAAagtacaaaagtgcattaactTAACACAGGGAGCACTCTCTAGTGCATATCTTTACACACATCATAACAGCTAGGTACCACAGTAGAGATTTTCTTGCATGAACTGCACAGAAAATACCACAAGTTACTATTCTAGTCCAGCTTACTGCAACTTACTGGTATTCTTTTTCACATCAGCTTGGTAAGATATTTGTGGACAAAGTTAAAATCAGTTTGTGTCAACTACAAAATATAATTCCCAAAAGTTTATATAGGTTTATACAGTATCCCTTGCTGCCAGTTTTGTACATAATAAACATCACAATGCACACCAGTgcaagcatttttaaaaaaaaaaaggataaactgAACTCTATTACAGTTaagatacataaataaatcagttacTCTGAGaaatttatcattattaattaatataacatttatagAAGCCAGTTCCTAATATTTAAAATCAAACTAAGCAAATTTAGGTCAAGCAACACATCCATCTTCCTAGTACAGTTCATCATCTACACAACACTTACTTGCATTCTTTCTTTATTGGCTAGCATATAACACatgagaatacacacacacacattttcagaaccgcttgtccccatacggggtcacggagcctaacccggcaactcagggcgcaaggctggagggggaggggacacacccaggacgggacgccagtccatcgcaaggcaccccaagcgggactcgaaccccagacccaccggagagtaggactgcggtccaacccactgcgccaccgcaccccttcttaCACATGAgaataataaagagaaaagtATCTCTcgagtaggtgcgtaaaactcaggattcatctatcctgcattttactcacctactcgagcgatgaccatcggtgcatcaagtggaaagtaacaaaactaggtaagaatcacatctgcaactatcatgtctctttctcctaatgtaataatgcacaatttgtatttttgctgagatgtacgtcccttttggagaaaagcgtctactgaatgaataaatgtaattataaacatAACATGGGAAACTCAAGTAACTACAGGTTAATGACCGAATGCCTTCTCAAATCTGACAGATGAAAACTGTAACCATAGGTACCCATACCATAGCAAGGTCATGATCACGCGCTCATAAACTGTACAACGTAACTTACCGACTTTTTTAGCAGCATACCCGCGCGTCTGAATTCGAAGACTAAACAGTTTTACAACATGTTCGAAACAGACATTTGTTGAAAGTGTCCTAAAagtgccagcagcagcacacatgaAGTGTGCCGCCATTCTGTTTCTCCGGGTTGATCCTCAGTGTTCCCATGAGGCATTTCGCGCATGGTGATGTCACGTGCTTCCGGTGCCGTGTCCTTACACTACGGGCTTGTACAAATACTTGGAAACGTGCTTGTTTTCTGATTTCTTCTTTACTTTTACGCATGTTTTGCTGGGATTTCACAGATGTGACAGGGATGGCAATAGGTATCATATAATTaaccttattttttattagccaaacattatatacataagtgtaaattcagttatttaaactTAAAGCCTTTCTTTTTACgcttttttaaaatggaacatAGTGAAGAGTGAAACAAAAAGACATACAtacaaactgtttaaaaatacacggtggcacagcgagtagcgctcctgtctcacagcacctgggtggtgcgagagaatgtgggttcgatctccgctccgtctgtgtggagtttgcatgttctccctgtgtctccgtgggtttcctccgggtgctccggtttcctcccacagtccaatgacatgctgttcaagttcccccatagtgtgtgagtgtcacagagagaaattgtgtttcaccgatgtatggaggagtgacccatttgggtagtgtacctagcagtgtaagtcaccgtagtgaaggtgtgtgggctggtaacactacatagagttcattggaagttgctttggagaaaagcgtctgctaagcgaataaatgtaaatgtaaaaatactcatCGAGTCCAGTGCAAAGTGGGGGCGCACTGGGTTGAACTGgatcttgctctccggtgggtctggggttcgagtcccgcttggggtgccttgcgg contains these protein-coding regions:
- the mrpl54 gene encoding large ribosomal subunit protein mL54, which gives rise to MAAHFMCAAAGTFRTLSTNVCFEHVVKLFSLRIQTRGYAAKKVAAKGKSKGMVKEVLKGPEVCKDPVRLTSHAVGVNIFKQEEDPPLRPHEEYPAWLFQLNLGPPKKLTELDPESYDCLKRLRKEHIWRSNKLQKSQKF